One genomic window of Bradyrhizobium sp. CCGE-LA001 includes the following:
- the pdeM gene encoding ligase-associated DNA damage response endonuclease PdeM: MRVSSVTINEVTFAADLSGALFWDEQRLLVVSDLHLEKGSSFAMRGVLLPPYDTLATLGRLAAVISRHNPRTVIALGDSFHDRSAHERLSAQDRDAVAALQSGRDWIWISGNHDPMLPRDLGGTVAEEVAISPITFRHEPTGAHGEIAGHLHPKARVSARGRSMERRCFASDGMRAVMPAFGAYAGGLSIRDAAFARIFPKNGFVAHLLGDRRVHAIAASRCY; this comes from the coding sequence ATGCGCGTTTCCAGCGTCACCATCAACGAAGTGACGTTCGCGGCCGATCTCTCCGGCGCGCTGTTCTGGGACGAGCAGCGCCTGCTCGTCGTCTCCGACCTGCATCTGGAAAAAGGTTCCAGCTTCGCCATGCGCGGCGTGCTGCTGCCGCCTTACGACACGCTGGCGACGCTTGGCCGCCTCGCTGCTGTCATCTCCCGCCATAACCCGCGCACCGTGATCGCGCTTGGCGACAGTTTTCACGATCGCAGCGCGCATGAGCGCCTCTCCGCACAGGACCGCGACGCCGTCGCCGCGCTCCAGTCGGGCCGCGACTGGATCTGGATCTCGGGCAATCATGATCCCATGCTGCCGCGCGATCTCGGCGGCACCGTCGCCGAGGAAGTCGCGATCAGCCCGATCACCTTCCGCCACGAGCCGACCGGCGCGCATGGCGAGATCGCCGGCCATCTGCATCCCAAGGCCCGCGTCTCCGCGCGCGGCCGTTCGATGGAGCGCCGCTGCTTCGCGTCTGACGGTATGCGCGCCGTGATGCCTGCCTTCGGCGCCTATGCCGGCGGCCTCAGCATCCGCGATGCCGCGTTTGCAAGGATCTTTCCGAAGAACGGCTTCGTCGCCCATCTCCTCGGCGACCGCCGCGTCCACGCCATCGCCGCATCGCGGTGCTATTGA
- a CDS encoding TIGR02186 family protein, protein MTRMLLAALLVLLIGGAARAERLIVSVSNHRVTVTPNYSGEELVLFGSVEKDASTPADRTNYDLVVTVMGPRADLVTRRKERTFGIWINTDYRQFLEVPSYLALFANRPFEAITSPEIARRQQIGLNNVLLTQRVSGDYADVVPNDAFRSAFIRLRTQRGLYREDASAVTFLTPTLFRTGIPLPGEVPIGTYEIEIKLFANGAFIGKTETAFEIVKIGFEQFVATSARHHGLLYGLATVAMALMSGWMASIVFRKD, encoded by the coding sequence ATGACGCGCATGCTTCTGGCAGCTCTTCTCGTTCTACTGATCGGCGGCGCAGCGCGCGCCGAGCGGCTGATCGTGTCGGTCTCCAACCACCGCGTCACCGTGACGCCAAACTATTCCGGCGAGGAGCTGGTGCTGTTCGGCTCGGTCGAGAAGGATGCGTCCACACCGGCCGATCGAACCAATTACGATCTCGTCGTCACCGTGATGGGCCCGCGCGCCGACCTGGTGACGCGGCGGAAGGAACGCACCTTCGGCATCTGGATCAACACGGACTACCGCCAGTTCCTGGAGGTGCCGAGCTATCTGGCGCTGTTCGCCAACCGTCCCTTCGAGGCCATCACCTCGCCCGAGATCGCGCGGCGGCAGCAGATCGGGCTCAACAACGTGCTGCTGACCCAGCGCGTCAGCGGCGATTATGCCGACGTGGTGCCGAACGATGCGTTCCGCTCCGCCTTCATCCGCCTGCGCACCCAGCGCGGGCTCTATCGCGAGGATGCAAGCGCGGTGACGTTCCTGACGCCGACGCTGTTCCGCACCGGCATCCCGTTGCCGGGCGAGGTGCCGATCGGCACCTACGAGATCGAGATCAAGCTGTTTGCCAACGGCGCGTTCATCGGCAAGACCGAGACAGCGTTCGAGATCGTCAAGATCGGCTTCGAGCAATTCGTCGCCACCAGTGCGCGCCACCACGGCCTGCTCTACGGCCTCGCCACGGTCGCAATGGCGCTGATGTCGGGATGGATGGCGTCGATCGTGTTCAGGAAGGATTGA
- a CDS encoding ligase-associated DNA damage response DEXH box helicase, translated as MPPRIRKSPAEPAALLPDRFNAWFAARGWSPRAHQVALLEKAREDRSALLIAPTGAGKTLAGFLPTLVELSTQAAERNAGEKKSLVSTGRDVRRAGGLHTLYISPLKALAVDIARNLERPIAEMGLPIKVETRTGDTPVSRRQRQRRYPPDVLLTTPEQLALLLSSDDAPFLFSSLKRIVLDELHALVTSKRGDLLSLGLARLWRLAPHLRAIGLSATVAEPDQLARFLVPQPDGKEEAADIVVAGGAAPPEVEMLDTRERLPWAGHSARHALPEIYELIKANKTTLVFVNTRSQAEMLFQNLWSMNDDGLAIALHHGSLDVAQRRKVEDAMSAGRLRGVVCTSSLDLGVDWGDVDLVVNIGAPKGSSRLMQRIGRANHRLDEASRAVLVPANRFEVLECRVAIDAIAENAQDTPPLRTGALDVLAQHVLGCACGEPFFSDELYNEVRTAAPYANLSRQDFDDVVDFVASGGYALKTYERFARIKQDKEGRWRVANPKVRQSYRMNVGTIVEDDMLKVRLVRSRGGGAGSTGVIARGGRLLGEIEEAFIEGLSPGDTFVFSGEVVRYETVVEDQVYVSRAHDKDPKVPSYMGGKFPLSTYLAERVRRLLDDFSAWGGLPEQVRDWLSLQKDVSQVPAVRELLVESFPRANKHYLVCYPFEGRLAHQTLGMLLTRRLERARARPLGFVANEYAIAVWALGDMSFMIRDGRIDLDALFDPDMLGDDLEAWLAESALMKRTFRNCAIISGLIARRHTGEEKSRRQVLFSTDLVYDVLRKHQADHVLLRAARADAATGLLDLRRLSDMLMRIKGRISFRELDRVSPLAVPVMLEIGRESVYGEAGDELLAEAADELVKEAMG; from the coding sequence GTGCCGCCCCGCATCCGCAAATCCCCGGCCGAGCCCGCCGCACTGCTGCCCGACCGCTTCAATGCGTGGTTCGCGGCGCGCGGCTGGTCGCCGCGCGCGCATCAAGTGGCGCTGCTGGAGAAGGCGCGCGAGGACAGGTCCGCGCTGCTGATCGCGCCGACCGGCGCCGGCAAGACGCTGGCAGGATTTCTGCCGACGCTGGTGGAGCTTTCCACGCAGGCGGCCGAGCGGAACGCAGGTGAGAAGAAAAGCCTCGTCTCCACCGGCCGCGACGTGCGGCGCGCCGGCGGCCTGCACACGCTCTACATCTCGCCGCTCAAGGCGCTCGCCGTCGATATTGCGCGCAATCTGGAGCGGCCGATCGCCGAGATGGGTCTGCCGATCAAGGTGGAGACCCGTACCGGCGATACGCCCGTCTCACGCCGCCAGCGCCAGCGGCGCTATCCGCCGGATGTCCTGCTGACGACGCCCGAGCAGCTCGCGCTGCTGCTGTCCTCCGACGACGCGCCGTTCCTGTTCTCATCGCTGAAGCGCATCGTGCTCGACGAGCTGCACGCGCTGGTGACGTCCAAGCGCGGCGATCTGCTCTCGCTCGGCCTCGCGCGGCTCTGGCGGCTAGCGCCGCATCTGCGCGCCATCGGCCTGTCGGCGACGGTCGCCGAACCCGATCAGCTCGCGCGCTTCCTGGTGCCGCAGCCCGACGGCAAGGAAGAGGCGGCCGACATCGTCGTCGCCGGCGGCGCAGCGCCGCCCGAGGTCGAGATGCTGGATACGCGCGAACGCCTGCCCTGGGCCGGCCACAGCGCGCGGCACGCACTCCCTGAGATCTACGAACTGATCAAGGCCAACAAGACCACGCTGGTCTTCGTCAACACCCGCAGCCAGGCCGAGATGCTGTTCCAGAATCTCTGGAGCATGAACGATGACGGCCTCGCCATCGCCCTGCATCACGGCTCGCTCGATGTCGCCCAGCGCCGCAAGGTCGAGGACGCGATGTCGGCGGGACGCTTGCGCGGCGTGGTCTGCACCTCCTCGCTCGACCTCGGCGTCGACTGGGGCGATGTCGATCTCGTCGTCAATATCGGCGCGCCCAAGGGATCCTCGCGCCTGATGCAGCGTATCGGCCGCGCCAACCATCGTCTCGACGAGGCCTCGCGTGCAGTGCTGGTGCCCGCGAATCGCTTCGAGGTGCTGGAATGCCGCGTGGCCATCGATGCCATCGCCGAGAATGCGCAGGACACGCCGCCCTTGCGCACCGGTGCGCTCGACGTGCTCGCCCAGCACGTGCTCGGCTGCGCCTGTGGCGAGCCGTTCTTCTCCGATGAACTCTACAATGAGGTCCGAACCGCCGCGCCTTACGCAAATCTCTCGCGCCAGGATTTCGACGATGTCGTCGACTTCGTCGCCTCCGGCGGCTACGCGCTAAAGACCTATGAGCGCTTCGCCCGCATCAAGCAGGACAAGGAGGGCCGCTGGCGCGTTGCCAATCCCAAGGTGCGGCAGAGCTACCGCATGAATGTCGGCACCATCGTCGAGGACGACATGCTGAAGGTGCGCCTGGTGCGCTCGCGCGGCGGTGGTGCGGGATCGACGGGCGTGATCGCGCGCGGTGGCAGGCTGCTCGGCGAGATCGAGGAGGCCTTCATCGAGGGCTTGAGCCCCGGCGACACTTTCGTGTTCTCAGGCGAGGTGGTGCGCTACGAGACCGTGGTCGAGGACCAGGTCTATGTTTCGCGCGCCCATGACAAGGATCCCAAGGTGCCGTCTTACATGGGCGGCAAATTCCCGCTCTCGACCTATCTTGCGGAGCGCGTCCGTCGCCTGCTCGATGACTTCAGCGCATGGGGCGGTCTGCCGGAGCAGGTGCGCGACTGGCTGTCGCTGCAAAAGGACGTTTCGCAGGTGCCCGCCGTGCGCGAGCTCTTGGTCGAGAGCTTTCCGCGCGCCAACAAGCATTATCTCGTCTGCTATCCCTTCGAAGGCCGCCTCGCGCACCAGACGCTCGGCATGCTCCTGACGCGGCGCTTGGAGCGCGCCCGCGCGCGGCCGCTCGGGTTCGTCGCCAACGAATACGCCATCGCGGTCTGGGCGCTCGGCGACATGTCGTTCATGATCCGCGATGGGCGGATCGATCTCGACGCGCTGTTCGACCCCGACATGCTCGGCGATGATCTCGAAGCCTGGCTGGCCGAGTCCGCCTTGATGAAGCGCACTTTCCGCAACTGCGCCATCATCTCCGGCCTGATCGCGCGCCGCCACACCGGCGAAGAGAAGAGCCGCCGCCAAGTGCTGTTCTCGACGGATCTCGTCTACGACGTCCTGCGCAAACACCAGGCCGACCACGTCCTCCTGCGCGCCGCGCGCGCCGATGCCGCCACCGGCCTGCTCGATCTGCGCCGCCTCAGCGACATGCTGATGCGCATCAAGGGCCGAATCTCATTCCGGGAACTCGACCGCGTTTCCCCGCTCGCGGTGCCCGTGATGCTGGAAATCGGCCGCGAGTCAGTTTATGGCGAAGCTGGAGACGAGCTGTTGGCGGAAGCCGCCGACGAGTTGGTCAAGGAAGCGATGGGATAG
- a CDS encoding ABC transporter substrate-binding protein, with product MTKNPSRRDFSAAALATIAASTLPAPYVWAAEKKYDAGASDTEIKIGQTVPHSGPGSLYGVLGRIGEAYFQMLNEKGGINGRKVKFLTMDDAYSAPKCVEATRRLVEQEEVLALYGSLGTAPQTAVHKYLNSKGVPQLLLNTGASKWNNPKEFKWTMAGLPLYPTEARILARHVVSVKPNAKIGILYQNDDFGRDFLGPFKKVLADAGGTAQVIMEQTYDLTEPTVDSQLVNLSKSGADVFYNITTGKATSQSIRKVAELGWKPLQLLSAGSTGRSILNAAGMENATGIVAIRYNKEVGLPKWEKDPDVMAFEELRKKYTPAIDSDNTIAFAGYGQAATMAEILRRCGNELTRANVLKQASNLNGFHSPYFLDGVSYSYTPEDYTPMKTLFISTFTGKDWDISDKPMSE from the coding sequence ATGACCAAGAATCCATCGCGGCGCGATTTCAGCGCCGCCGCGCTCGCCACCATCGCCGCATCCACTCTGCCCGCGCCCTATGTCTGGGCCGCGGAGAAGAAATACGATGCCGGGGCCAGCGACACCGAAATCAAGATCGGGCAGACGGTGCCTCATTCCGGCCCCGGCTCGCTCTACGGCGTGCTCGGCCGCATCGGCGAAGCCTATTTCCAGATGCTGAACGAGAAGGGCGGCATCAACGGCCGCAAGGTCAAGTTCCTCACCATGGACGACGCCTACAGCGCGCCGAAATGCGTCGAGGCGACGCGGCGCCTCGTCGAGCAGGAAGAGGTGCTCGCGCTCTACGGCTCGCTCGGCACCGCGCCGCAGACCGCCGTGCACAAATACCTGAACTCAAAGGGCGTGCCGCAGCTGCTGCTCAACACCGGCGCCTCGAAGTGGAACAACCCGAAAGAGTTCAAATGGACCATGGCCGGCCTGCCGCTCTATCCGACCGAGGCGCGCATTCTCGCGCGCCACGTCGTCAGCGTGAAGCCGAATGCCAAGATCGGCATCCTCTACCAGAACGACGATTTCGGCCGCGACTTCCTCGGTCCGTTCAAGAAGGTGCTGGCTGACGCCGGCGGCACCGCGCAGGTGATCATGGAGCAGACCTATGATCTCACCGAGCCGACCGTCGATTCCCAGCTCGTCAATCTCTCGAAATCGGGCGCCGACGTCTTCTACAACATCACCACGGGCAAGGCGACGTCGCAGTCGATCCGCAAAGTGGCCGAGCTCGGCTGGAAGCCGCTGCAGCTGCTGTCGGCCGGATCGACCGGCCGCTCGATCCTCAATGCCGCGGGCATGGAGAATGCGACCGGCATCGTCGCGATCCGCTACAACAAGGAGGTCGGCCTGCCCAAATGGGAGAAGGATCCCGATGTGATGGCGTTCGAGGAGCTGCGCAAGAAATACACGCCGGCGATCGATTCCGACAACACCATCGCCTTCGCCGGCTACGGCCAAGCCGCGACCATGGCCGAGATCCTGCGCCGCTGCGGCAACGAGCTCACCCGCGCCAACGTGCTCAAGCAGGCCTCGAACCTCAACGGTTTCCACTCGCCCTATTTCCTCGACGGCGTCAGCTACAGCTACACGCCCGAGGATTACACGCCGATGAAGACGCTGTTCATCTCCACCTTCACCGGCAAGGACTGGGACATCTCCGACAAGCCGATGTCGGAGTAG
- a CDS encoding ligase-associated DNA damage response exonuclease, whose protein sequence is MRPQDILLPTAAGLCCKPGGFHIDPVRPVERAVITHGHSDHARAGHGAVLATQETLDMMRLRYGENFAGSTQAIAYGEEIRLGDIRVKFHPAGHVLGSAQIAVTCKDTCIVASGDYKDAPDPTCTPFELVPCDVFITEATFGLPVFRHGDAGDEVKKLLASVALFPERAHLVGAYSLGKAQRVIALLRQAGYEAPIYLHGAMETITHYYQTRGIDLGELRPAKGMKKASLAGTITLAPPSATSDLWTRRFPDPVTAFASGWMRVRARARQRGIELPLVISDHADWDGLTATIAATGAGEIWVTHGQEDALVHWCRSKGLKAQPLDLVGYGDEEESETSIQNEAEA, encoded by the coding sequence ATGCGCCCCCAAGACATCCTGCTGCCAACTGCTGCCGGCCTGTGCTGCAAGCCGGGCGGCTTCCACATCGATCCTGTGCGCCCGGTCGAGCGGGCGGTGATTACCCACGGGCATTCCGACCATGCCCGCGCCGGCCATGGCGCGGTGCTGGCGACGCAGGAAACGCTCGACATGATGCGGCTGCGCTACGGCGAGAATTTTGCCGGCTCGACACAGGCGATCGCTTACGGCGAGGAAATCCGGCTCGGCGATATCCGGGTGAAGTTTCACCCGGCCGGCCATGTGCTGGGCTCGGCGCAGATCGCCGTGACCTGCAAGGACACCTGCATCGTCGCTTCCGGCGACTACAAGGACGCACCCGACCCGACCTGCACGCCGTTCGAGCTGGTGCCCTGCGACGTCTTCATCACCGAGGCGACGTTCGGCCTGCCGGTGTTCCGGCATGGCGATGCCGGCGACGAGGTGAAGAAGCTGCTGGCCTCGGTCGCGTTGTTTCCGGAGCGCGCCCATCTGGTGGGCGCCTATTCGCTCGGCAAGGCACAGCGCGTCATCGCGCTGCTGCGCCAGGCCGGCTATGAGGCGCCGATCTACTTGCATGGCGCAATGGAGACGATCACGCATTACTATCAGACCCGCGGCATCGACCTCGGCGAGCTCAGGCCGGCGAAGGGCATGAAGAAGGCGTCGCTTGCCGGCACCATCACGCTGGCGCCGCCGTCGGCGACATCAGATCTCTGGACACGGCGCTTTCCCGACCCGGTCACCGCTTTCGCCTCGGGCTGGATGCGCGTGCGCGCCCGCGCGCGGCAGCGCGGCATCGAGCTGCCGCTCGTCATCTCCGACCATGCCGATTGGGACGGCCTCACCGCGACGATCGCAGCGACTGGCGCCGGCGAGATCTGGGTCACGCACGGCCAGGAAGACGCGCTGGTGCATTGGTGCCGTAGCAAGGGCCTCAAAGCGCAGCCGCTGGATCTCGTCGGCTATGGCGACGAGGAGGAGAGCGAGACGTCGATCCAAAACGAGGCCGAGGCATGA
- a CDS encoding LysR family transcriptional regulator, with protein MLDLELLRSFVSVVEAGGFTRAGARVHRTQSTVSQQIKRLEEDVGQVLLHRDGKDVRPTEAGERLLSYARRLLSLAEEARDVLRQPGGEGAIRLGIPEDFAAYRLTKLLGAFSRSHPRLRLDVRADQSKHLARDLERGELDLALYKREAGAKDAIAVWPERVHWVTSKSHPVDVNVSSVPLIGFPLGCIYRAGAIHALESAGRAWHTAYTSSSLSGIQAAVAAGMGLSILSEMAIQSDHRVLTAKDGFAPINKTEVALMASPDASPATLRLAERLAEFCDNVQTKAA; from the coding sequence ATGCTCGATCTCGAGCTGCTGCGCAGCTTCGTCTCGGTGGTCGAGGCCGGCGGTTTCACCCGCGCCGGCGCGCGCGTCCACCGCACGCAGTCGACCGTGAGCCAGCAGATCAAGCGGCTGGAGGAGGATGTCGGACAGGTGCTGCTGCACCGCGACGGCAAGGACGTGCGTCCGACCGAGGCCGGCGAGCGGCTCTTGTCCTATGCGCGGCGGCTGCTCTCGCTCGCGGAAGAAGCGCGCGACGTGCTGCGGCAGCCGGGCGGCGAAGGCGCGATCCGGCTCGGCATTCCCGAGGATTTCGCGGCCTACCGGCTGACGAAGCTGCTGGGCGCGTTCTCGCGCTCGCATCCGCGGCTGCGGCTCGACGTGCGCGCGGACCAGAGCAAGCATCTGGCCCGCGATCTCGAACGCGGCGAGCTCGACCTTGCGCTGTACAAGCGCGAAGCCGGCGCAAAGGACGCGATCGCGGTGTGGCCGGAGCGGGTGCACTGGGTCACCAGCAAGAGCCATCCGGTCGACGTCAACGTGTCGTCCGTGCCGCTGATCGGCTTTCCGCTCGGCTGCATCTATCGCGCCGGCGCCATCCACGCGCTGGAAAGCGCGGGCCGCGCGTGGCACACCGCCTACACGTCATCCAGTCTCTCCGGCATCCAGGCCGCCGTCGCCGCCGGCATGGGGCTGAGCATATTGTCGGAGATGGCAATCCAGTCCGACCATCGCGTACTGACCGCCAAGGACGGCTTTGCGCCAATCAACAAGACCGAGGTGGCGCTGATGGCCTCGCCGGATGCCAGCCCGGCGACGCTGCGGCTGGCCGAGCGGCTCGCCGAATTCTGCGACAATGTGCAGACGAAGGCGGCTTAA
- a CDS encoding class I SAM-dependent DNA methyltransferase, translated as MPLRLFLTSGDLMADRRFEFARDLQLKGDLPAAADLVEQALELAPDFTSAWFTLGELRQQLGERDKALAAFREALRCDPADQHGAGLHLMRLGDAQVAEMPKAYVQALFDQYAPRFEHTLINDLGYRAPALIFKAVLAARVAAKKPAYFKRTIDLGCGTGLAAAAFAKQVDHFIGIDLSPGMIKEARATELYAELEVADMIEGLRGKADASANLVVAADAFVYLSDLAPVLTEAKRVLVSGGVLAFTLETHDGSGVVLGAGLRYAHSAEYVRSALAKAGLKLLTLEPASPRNENNEPVRGLVVVAEKT; from the coding sequence ATGCCCCTGCGCTTGTTCCTGACCTCCGGCGATCTCATGGCCGACCGCCGCTTTGAGTTCGCGCGCGACCTCCAGCTCAAGGGCGATTTGCCTGCAGCCGCGGACCTCGTCGAACAGGCGCTCGAGCTCGCGCCCGATTTCACCTCGGCTTGGTTCACGCTCGGCGAACTCCGTCAGCAGCTCGGCGAGCGCGACAAGGCGCTTGCCGCGTTCCGGGAAGCGCTCCGGTGCGATCCGGCGGACCAGCACGGCGCCGGCCTGCATTTGATGCGGCTGGGCGATGCGCAAGTTGCGGAGATGCCCAAGGCCTATGTGCAGGCGCTGTTCGACCAATACGCGCCGCGCTTCGAGCATACGCTGATCAACGATCTCGGCTATCGCGCACCCGCGCTGATCTTCAAGGCGGTGCTGGCCGCGCGCGTCGCCGCGAAGAAGCCGGCCTACTTCAAGCGAACCATCGACCTCGGCTGCGGCACCGGCCTTGCGGCGGCCGCCTTCGCCAAGCAGGTCGACCATTTCATCGGCATCGACCTGTCGCCCGGCATGATCAAGGAGGCGCGTGCGACTGAGCTCTATGCCGAGCTCGAAGTCGCCGACATGATCGAAGGCCTGCGCGGCAAGGCGGATGCGAGCGCGAATCTCGTCGTCGCCGCCGATGCCTTCGTCTATCTCTCCGATCTCGCGCCGGTGCTCACCGAGGCAAAGCGCGTGCTCGTCTCGGGCGGCGTGCTCGCCTTCACGCTCGAGACGCATGACGGTAGCGGCGTCGTGCTCGGCGCCGGCCTGCGCTATGCCCATTCGGCGGAATATGTGCGCAGCGCGCTGGCGAAGGCCGGACTGAAGCTCCTCACGCTGGAGCCGGCCTCGCCGCGCAACGAGAACAACGAGCCGGTGCGCGGCCTCGTCGTCGTCGCCGAGAAAACTTGA
- a CDS encoding sulfite exporter TauE/SafE family protein: MQLYLPIADLPVNVFLVLAMGAAVGFVSGMFGIGGGFLMTPLLIFIGITPAVAVASVASHIAASSFSGALSYWRRRAIDPALASVLLCGGVTGTTLGVWTFTQLRALGQLDLMIALSYVVLLTTVGSLMFSEGLRALMRTRRGALPPRRTHNWIHGLPLKMRFKRSKIYLSVIPVVVVGTVIGFIGAIMGIGGGFILVPIMIYLLRVPTSTVIGTSMVLTVVTMLFATMLHAVTNHLVDAVLALILMVGGVTGAQFGARAGQKIRGEQLRLLLGLLILSVGIRFAVELVIRPADLFTIRELGVTG; encoded by the coding sequence ATGCAGCTCTACCTTCCGATCGCCGACCTTCCGGTCAATGTCTTCCTGGTGCTCGCCATGGGCGCCGCGGTCGGCTTCGTGTCCGGCATGTTCGGGATCGGCGGCGGTTTCCTGATGACGCCGCTTCTGATCTTCATCGGCATCACACCGGCGGTCGCGGTCGCCTCCGTGGCAAGTCATATCGCGGCCTCCTCCTTTTCCGGCGCGCTGTCGTACTGGCGGCGTCGTGCGATCGATCCGGCGCTGGCGAGCGTTCTCTTATGCGGCGGCGTGACCGGGACGACGCTGGGCGTGTGGACCTTCACGCAGCTTCGCGCGCTCGGCCAGCTCGATTTGATGATCGCGCTGTCTTACGTGGTGCTGCTCACCACCGTGGGCAGCCTGATGTTCTCCGAAGGCCTGCGCGCCCTGATGCGGACAAGGCGCGGCGCGCTGCCGCCACGCCGCACCCACAATTGGATCCACGGCCTGCCGCTGAAGATGCGGTTCAAGCGCTCCAAGATCTATCTGTCAGTGATTCCGGTCGTGGTCGTCGGGACCGTGATCGGATTCATCGGCGCCATCATGGGCATCGGCGGCGGCTTCATCCTGGTGCCGATCATGATCTATCTGCTGCGGGTGCCGACCTCGACCGTGATCGGGACCTCGATGGTCCTGACCGTCGTCACCATGCTGTTCGCGACCATGCTGCATGCCGTGACCAATCATCTCGTCGATGCCGTGCTGGCGCTGATCCTGATGGTCGGCGGCGTCACCGGTGCGCAGTTCGGCGCAAGGGCCGGCCAGAAGATCCGCGGCGAGCAGTTGCGGCTGCTGCTTGGCCTTCTCATTCTCTCGGTCGGAATCCGCTTCGCGGTCGAGCTGGTGATCCGCCCCGCGGACCTCTTCACCATCCGTGAGCTGGGGGTGACCGGATGA
- a CDS encoding DMT family transporter, with translation MSLAPSLPVPRSRFNTLPLAIGLFCLLWSYAFVAGKIGVTHCPPLILLAARFSLAGILILGATLIRGDGWSLSWRDVAIFAVLGIANNALYLGLGYTGLQSVSAGLGGLIVSANPVFTAALAALLLDEGMTWRKASGLLLGIIGVTAIVWHRLSVGTDSLHGIVFTLASLASIVAGTILFKLLAPKGSLWIGNGVQNLAAGIVLTPVALTFADVHAIDYTPGLIGAFAFLVLGGSILAYWLWFHLLKVCGATAASAYHFLMPPLGMLFAFLVLGERVEARDLLGIIPVALGIYLVTRPAKPVS, from the coding sequence ATGTCGCTCGCCCCCTCGCTTCCCGTTCCCCGCAGCCGCTTCAACACGCTGCCGCTCGCTATCGGCCTGTTCTGCCTGCTCTGGAGCTACGCCTTCGTCGCCGGCAAGATCGGCGTCACCCATTGCCCGCCGCTGATCCTGCTCGCGGCGCGCTTCTCGCTGGCGGGCATCCTGATCCTGGGCGCGACGCTGATCCGCGGCGACGGTTGGTCATTGTCCTGGCGCGATGTCGCGATCTTCGCGGTGCTCGGCATTGCCAACAACGCGCTCTATCTCGGGCTGGGCTATACCGGCCTGCAATCGGTCTCCGCAGGCCTCGGCGGCCTGATCGTCTCGGCCAATCCGGTGTTCACGGCGGCGCTGGCCGCGCTTCTACTTGACGAAGGCATGACCTGGCGCAAGGCGAGCGGCCTCTTGCTCGGCATCATCGGCGTGACCGCGATCGTGTGGCATCGCCTGTCGGTCGGCACCGACAGCCTGCACGGCATCGTCTTCACGCTGGCCTCGCTCGCGTCCATCGTTGCCGGCACCATCCTGTTCAAGCTGCTCGCACCGAAGGGCTCGTTGTGGATCGGCAACGGCGTGCAGAACCTCGCCGCGGGCATCGTGCTGACGCCGGTCGCGCTCACCTTCGCCGACGTTCATGCGATCGACTATACGCCGGGCCTGATCGGCGCCTTCGCCTTCCTCGTGCTTGGCGGATCGATCCTCGCCTATTGGCTCTGGTTTCATCTCCTGAAAGTGTGTGGCGCCACAGCCGCCAGCGCCTATCATTTCCTGATGCCGCCGCTCGGCATGCTGTTCGCGTTCCTCGTGCTCGGCGAGCGTGTGGAGGCCCGCGATCTGCTCGGCATCATCCCGGTCGCGCTCGGCATCTATCTGGTGACGCGCCCCGCAAAGCCCGTCTCGTAA
- a CDS encoding MBL fold metallo-hydrolase, which produces MPVSITLIGGPTALIEIDGFRLLTDPTFDAPGAYQLPHVKLEKTIGPAMRPDAIGPVDAVLLSHDQHSDNLDNSGREYLFTVKRVFTTEVGARRLGGQIEGLAPWDTAKLRDGDGNSLTITATPARHGPAGIEPLSGDVIGFVVSSSRKDTRPIYISGDTTWFDGVAEVARRFKCGVVLPFAGAAQTRGPFHLTMDTNDTIETARAFPDAMIVPVHTEGWAHFRQNGEDLRKTFDVLGFGTRLRLLEPGVPTVIEAP; this is translated from the coding sequence ATGCCCGTTTCCATCACGTTGATCGGCGGCCCGACCGCGCTGATCGAGATCGACGGCTTCCGCCTACTTACCGACCCGACCTTCGATGCGCCCGGCGCCTATCAGCTGCCGCATGTGAAGCTGGAGAAGACGATCGGGCCTGCCATGCGGCCCGACGCGATCGGCCCGGTCGATGCGGTGCTGCTCAGCCATGACCAGCACTCCGACAATCTCGACAATTCCGGCCGCGAATATCTCTTCACGGTCAAACGCGTGTTCACGACCGAGGTGGGCGCAAGGCGCCTCGGCGGTCAGATCGAGGGCCTTGCGCCCTGGGACACCGCGAAGCTGAGGGACGGTGACGGCAATTCGCTGACCATCACCGCAACGCCCGCGCGCCACGGCCCGGCCGGCATCGAGCCGCTGTCGGGCGACGTCATCGGCTTCGTGGTCTCGTCGAGCCGCAAGGACACGCGTCCGATCTATATCAGCGGCGACACCACCTGGTTCGACGGCGTCGCCGAAGTCGCGCGCCGCTTCAAATGCGGCGTGGTGCTGCCCTTCGCGGGCGCGGCGCAAACGCGCGGCCCGTTCCATCTCACCATGGACACCAACGACACCATCGAGACCGCGCGCGCCTTTCCCGATGCGATGATCGTGCCTGTTCATACCGAAGGCTGGGCGCATTTCCGCCAGAACGGCGAGGACCTGCGCAAGACCTTCGACGTGCTCGGCTTCGGGACACGGCTGCGCCTGCTGGAGCCGGGCGTGCCGACGGTGATCGAGGCACCGTGA